In Procambarus clarkii isolate CNS0578487 chromosome 74, FALCON_Pclarkii_2.0, whole genome shotgun sequence, one DNA window encodes the following:
- the LOC123767429 gene encoding DNA-directed RNA polymerase II subunit RPB1-like → MYNPKPCMYNPEPCMYNPEPSMYNPEPCMYNPEPCMYNPEPSMYNPEPCMYNPEPCMYNPEPSMYNPEPCMYNPEPCMYNPEPCMYNPEPCMYNPEPSMYNPEPCMYNPEPCMYNPEPSMYNPEPCMYNPEPCMYNPEPSMYNPEPCMYNPEPSIYNPEPCMYNPEPSMYNPEPCMYNPEPCMYNPEPSMYNPEPCMYNPEPCMYNPEPSMYNPEPCMYNPEPCMYNPEPSMYNPEPCMYNPKPCMYNPEPSMYNPESCMYNPEPSMYNPEPSMYNQEPSKYNPEPSMYNLEPSMYNLEPYMYNLEPSMYNPEPSMYNPKPSMYHLEAPPPPPPCIKSNVKRQIRFTHSAAVKYM, encoded by the coding sequence ATGTACAACCCGAAGCCCTGCATGTACAACCCGGAGCCCTGCATGTACAACCCGGAGCCCTCCATGTACAACCCGGAGCCCTGCATGTACAACCCGGAGCCCTGCATGTACAACCCGGAGCCCTCCATGTACAACCCGGAGCCCTGCATGTACAACCCAGAGCCCTGCATGTACAACCCGGAGCCCTCCATGTACAACCCAGAGCCCTGCATGTACAACCCGGAGCCCTGCATGTACAACCCAGAGCCCTGCATGTACAACCCGGAGCCCTGCATGTACAACCCGGAGCCCTCCATGTACAACCCGGAGCCCTGCATGTACAACCCAGAGCCCTGCATGTACAACCCGGAGCCCTCCATGTACAACCCAGAGCCCTGCATGTACAACCCGGAGCCCTGCATGTACAACCCGGAGCCCTCCATGTACAACCCGGAGCCCTGCATGTACAACCCGGAGCCCTCCATATACAACCCGGAGCCCTGCATGTACAACCCGGAGCCCTCCATGTACAACCCGGAGCCCTGCATGTACAACCCAGAGCCCTGCATGTACAACCCGGAGCCCTCCATGTACAACCCAGAGCCCTGCATGTACAACCCGGAGCCCTGCATGTACAACCCGGAGCCCTCCATGTATAACCCGGAGCCCTGCATGTACAACCCGGAGCCCTGCATGTACAACCCGGAGCCCTCCATGTACAACCCGGAGCCCTGCATGTACAACCCGAAGCCCTGCATGTACAACCCGGAGCCCTCCATGTACAACCCGGAGTCCTGCATGTACAACCCAGAGCCCTCCATGTACAACCCAGAGCCCTCCATGTACAACCAGGAGCCCTCCAAGTACAACCCGGAGCCCTCCATGTACAACCTGGAGCCTTCCATGTACAACCTGGAGCCCTACATGTACAACCTGGAGCCCTCCATGTACAACCCGGAGCCCTCCATGTACAACCCGAAGCCCTCCATGTACCACCtggaggctcccccccccccccccccatgtataaAATCCAACGTAAAGCGTCAGATCCGGTTCACACATAGCGCGGCTGTGAAGTATATGTGA